In Desulfobulbaceae bacterium, a genomic segment contains:
- a CDS encoding antitoxin: MATLQVRSIEDKLYEALGRKAAMDNRSISQEVIVILKEHLSQPAQYKSATENFMELCGTWKDEKSAKEISKEIRKSRRSKTRFKEVF, translated from the coding sequence ATGGCTACGTTACAAGTAAGGTCCATCGAAGACAAATTATATGAAGCACTTGGAAGAAAAGCGGCTATGGACAATCGATCAATTAGTCAGGAGGTTATCGTAATTCTTAAGGAGCATCTCTCCCAGCCCGCTCAGTATAAAAGTGCAACTGAAAATTTTATGGAATTGTGTGGTACATGGAAAGATGAAAAATCAGCAAAAGAGATTTCTAAAGAAATTCGGAAAAGCCGCAGATCGAAAACACGGTTCAAAGAGGTATTCTGA